In a genomic window of Limisphaera ngatamarikiensis:
- a CDS encoding response regulator → MTPKPIRVLVVDDHPVVRRGIRAWLRRNPQIEVVGEAADGLEALDLCRSLQPDVVLTDLDMPRMDGLAFTEAVRRELPNIRVLILSMHANTEYILRILQAGAHGYVSKEADPGMIIQAVEAVARGESFFSADVARAVLNQLVLNEQSPSPQTPELTPRERQVLVGIAEGLTNKEIAERLGVSVRTVETHREHIMQKLGIHTVAGLTRYAMARGLVPPDRPATP, encoded by the coding sequence ATGACGCCCAAACCCATCCGTGTTCTGGTCGTGGATGATCACCCCGTCGTCCGACGGGGCATCCGCGCATGGCTTCGCCGGAACCCACAGATTGAGGTGGTCGGCGAAGCCGCGGACGGTTTGGAAGCCCTCGACCTCTGTCGGTCCCTCCAACCGGACGTCGTGCTCACCGACCTGGACATGCCCCGCATGGACGGACTGGCCTTCACCGAGGCGGTCCGGCGTGAGCTCCCCAACATCAGGGTCCTCATCCTCTCCATGCACGCCAACACCGAATACATTCTCCGCATCCTCCAGGCCGGCGCTCATGGGTACGTATCCAAAGAAGCGGACCCCGGGATGATCATTCAGGCGGTGGAAGCCGTCGCCCGCGGCGAGTCCTTCTTCAGCGCGGACGTCGCACGGGCGGTGCTGAACCAGCTCGTCCTCAACGAGCAATCCCCCTCGCCACAAACCCCAGAATTGACCCCGCGCGAACGCCAGGTGCTCGTCGGCATCGCCGAGGGCCTCACCAACAAGGAAATCGCCGAACGCCTGGGCGTGAGCGTCCGTACCGTGGAAACCCATCGCGAGCACATCATGCAAAAGCTCGGCATTCACACCGTCGCCGGCCTGACACGCTACGCCATGGCCCGGGGACTCGTGCCGCCCGACCGCCCGGCTACCCCCTGA
- a CDS encoding sugar phosphate isomerase/epimerase family protein, protein MVDRTGLTRRMFLARTAAFGLWACCRSAEQVFGAGRASPGVYLFDKVCAQAGLSLEETVELVDSVGLEGVDCAVRVKDRIEPAQVRQDLPRYDRMLRARGRRVGLLTTAILNPSTPDARPVLEVARELGVRMYRVGFLRFRPETPVADQIRQAREGLARLAEWNRQLGLCALVQNHSPAGNTRYLGGDLSEMAALVDGFSPDEVAVAFDPAHALLVHGDGWAEHLDRLKGHLGAVYVKDVDRRRRFVPFGEGELGRMGFFERLRRMGYEGPVSLHIEYDWGREGRRGRAELELAVRNALGHFRRWWAAAAVG, encoded by the coding sequence ATGGTCGATCGAACCGGTCTGACACGGCGGATGTTTCTGGCGCGGACTGCGGCCTTCGGCTTGTGGGCGTGTTGTCGGAGCGCCGAACAGGTCTTTGGCGCGGGCCGGGCGTCACCCGGGGTGTACCTGTTTGACAAGGTATGCGCCCAGGCAGGCCTCAGCCTGGAGGAGACGGTTGAATTGGTGGATTCGGTCGGACTGGAAGGTGTGGATTGTGCCGTGCGGGTCAAAGACCGGATTGAGCCGGCACAGGTGCGGCAGGATCTGCCGCGGTATGACCGGATGTTGCGGGCGCGGGGGCGGCGTGTGGGGCTGTTAACCACGGCGATTCTGAATCCCTCCACACCCGATGCACGCCCCGTGTTGGAAGTGGCCAGGGAACTGGGCGTAAGGATGTATCGGGTGGGATTCTTAAGGTTTCGACCCGAGACGCCTGTGGCGGATCAAATCCGGCAGGCCAGGGAAGGTCTGGCCCGGCTGGCCGAGTGGAACCGGCAGCTCGGGCTGTGTGCCCTGGTCCAGAACCATTCGCCCGCTGGCAACACCCGGTATCTCGGGGGCGACCTGTCGGAGATGGCAGCCCTGGTGGATGGGTTTTCTCCGGACGAGGTGGCCGTGGCATTCGATCCGGCGCATGCGCTGTTGGTGCATGGCGATGGATGGGCGGAGCATTTGGATCGGCTGAAAGGCCATCTGGGTGCGGTTTACGTGAAGGACGTGGACCGGCGGCGGCGGTTTGTTCCGTTTGGGGAGGGGGAGTTGGGCAGGATGGGATTCTTCGAGCGGCTGCGTCGCATGGGGTACGAGGGGCCGGTATCCCTGCACATCGAGTACGATTGGGGGCGGGAGGGGCGACGGGGACGGGCCGAGCTGGAGTTGGCCGTGCGGAATGCTCTGGGTCATTTCCGCCGGTGGTGGGCGGCCGCCGCAGTTGGATGA
- a CDS encoding response regulator produces the protein MKKTNTVKRRILVVDDEPLVCEAMAMMLSFDGHQVQTAQTGAEALALLERQTFDLVITDYAMPEMRGDELVRHISARWPHLPVLMVTAHAEVLAAERVPLPGVSMVLSKPFMLDTLRQAIEQVCPMPASPSQA, from the coding sequence GTGAAAAAGACCAACACAGTCAAGCGCCGGATTCTCGTTGTAGACGACGAGCCTCTGGTGTGTGAAGCCATGGCCATGATGCTGTCCTTTGATGGGCATCAGGTCCAAACCGCACAGACCGGGGCCGAGGCGCTGGCGTTGCTGGAGCGGCAGACGTTTGATCTGGTGATCACGGACTATGCGATGCCGGAGATGCGCGGGGACGAGCTGGTTCGGCACATATCCGCCCGATGGCCCCATCTCCCGGTCCTGATGGTCACGGCTCATGCCGAAGTACTGGCGGCCGAGCGTGTTCCGTTGCCGGGCGTGTCCATGGTACTGAGCAAGCCTTTCATGTTGGACACGCTGAGGCAGGCGATTGAACAGGTGTGTCCGATGCCGGCTTCGCCTTCGCAAGCCTGA
- a CDS encoding redoxin domain-containing protein — MALPVGSKAPDFTLKTKTPAGLQDVTLSNNFGKRNTVLLFFPLAFTGVCTKEMCDVTAGLNAYRDLNADVIGISVDSPFAQEAWAQKEKIGITLVSDLNKTVARAYGVLLDDLLGLGSVSARAAFVIDKQGIIRYSEQTPSPKELPNFEAIKKVLADLG, encoded by the coding sequence ATGGCATTGCCTGTTGGTAGCAAGGCACCGGATTTTACGTTGAAGACGAAGACCCCGGCGGGCCTGCAGGATGTGACGTTGAGCAACAATTTCGGGAAGCGCAACACCGTGCTTTTGTTCTTCCCACTGGCGTTTACCGGGGTTTGCACGAAGGAGATGTGCGATGTGACGGCGGGTCTGAACGCATACCGCGACCTGAACGCGGATGTGATCGGGATCAGCGTGGACAGTCCCTTCGCGCAAGAGGCGTGGGCACAGAAGGAAAAGATCGGCATCACCCTGGTCAGCGACCTGAACAAGACCGTGGCCAGGGCTTATGGGGTGCTGCTGGACGATTTGCTGGGGCTGGGATCGGTGAGTGCGCGGGCAGCGTTCGTGATTGATAAGCAGGGGATCATCCGCTACAGCGAGCAGACGCCGTCGCCGAAGGAATTGCCGAACTTCGAAGCAATCAAGAAGGTGTTGGCCGACCTGGGTTGA
- a CDS encoding DUF5666 domain-containing protein, with protein sequence MKRTIATVLAAALAGLVLHTGTAAEPQKPAADTTTEHSAVPKPRANARPRPLSGRIAEVDQVHKTLTVGKTIVYITSETRITKDGKPAVLADAKPGDEVGISYVPAEDGRYIARSVRIGPKADSTPKPGGQKPGAPRSTGQH encoded by the coding sequence ATGAAACGCACGATCGCAACCGTGTTGGCAGCCGCCCTCGCCGGGCTCGTCCTCCACACCGGTACCGCGGCTGAACCGCAAAAACCGGCAGCGGATACGACGACAGAACATTCGGCAGTGCCCAAACCCAGGGCCAACGCGCGACCCCGGCCCTTGAGCGGCCGAATCGCCGAGGTCGATCAGGTCCACAAGACCCTCACGGTCGGGAAAACCATCGTCTACATCACTTCCGAAACCCGCATCACCAAGGACGGCAAACCGGCGGTGCTGGCCGATGCCAAACCCGGCGATGAAGTGGGCATCAGCTACGTCCCCGCCGAGGACGGCCGTTACATTGCCCGCTCCGTCCGTATCGGGCCCAAAGCCGACTCGACTCCCAAACCCGGGGGGCAAAAACCGGGTGCGCCCCGGTCGACAGGCCAACATTAA
- a CDS encoding deoxyribonuclease IV: MLLGAHCSTAGGVACALERAVRIGAECCQLFVKNNMQWFARPLREEELRAYREARHQAGLGCVFGHAGYLINLAAPPSPNRDKSLRSLVQEVERAEALDLPFLVVHPGAHLGAGVETGLARVAEALDEVIAATPGCRVRLALENTAGQGTCLGAELWHLTELYQRVRHPERLAICLDTAHLWGAGYDIRRPDGWARVWEELEGGVGLDQLVAFHLNDSKASLGSRVDRHEHIGRGRLGLEAFRLLLADPRFAALPGCLETPKSDDLHEDRENLAVLRALSAPERGARDRRTGGAVRKRESRARLERRRAQ, from the coding sequence ATGCTTTTGGGCGCTCATTGTTCGACGGCGGGTGGGGTGGCGTGTGCGTTGGAACGCGCGGTTCGGATTGGTGCGGAGTGCTGTCAGTTGTTCGTGAAGAACAACATGCAGTGGTTTGCGCGGCCGTTGCGGGAGGAGGAGTTGCGGGCTTATCGGGAGGCGCGGCACCAAGCCGGGCTGGGGTGCGTGTTCGGGCACGCGGGGTATTTGATCAACCTGGCTGCGCCGCCGTCACCCAACCGGGACAAGTCCCTCCGATCACTCGTGCAGGAGGTGGAGCGGGCCGAGGCACTGGACCTGCCATTTCTGGTGGTGCATCCGGGGGCGCACCTGGGTGCGGGGGTTGAAACTGGCCTGGCCCGCGTGGCTGAGGCTTTGGATGAGGTGATTGCGGCCACCCCGGGGTGTCGGGTGCGGTTGGCCCTTGAAAACACGGCAGGCCAGGGCACCTGCCTTGGGGCCGAGCTTTGGCATCTGACGGAGTTGTATCAGCGGGTGCGGCATCCCGAGCGGCTGGCGATATGCCTGGACACAGCCCATTTGTGGGGTGCGGGTTACGACATTCGGAGACCGGACGGTTGGGCACGTGTGTGGGAGGAGTTGGAGGGCGGGGTGGGATTGGATCAGTTGGTGGCGTTTCATCTGAATGATTCCAAGGCGTCGCTGGGGTCGCGGGTGGACCGGCATGAGCACATCGGGCGGGGACGACTCGGTCTGGAGGCTTTTCGGCTTCTGCTGGCGGATCCGCGGTTCGCCGCGCTGCCGGGCTGTCTGGAGACGCCCAAATCGGACGACCTTCACGAAGACCGTGAGAATCTTGCGGTATTGCGCGCCCTGAGTGCGCCGGAGCGGGGGGCCCGGGACCGGCGGACCGGCGGAGCCGTGCGGAAGAGGGAGAGCCGCGCCCGGCTGGAGCGCAGACGAGCACAATGA
- a CDS encoding cytochrome ubiquinol oxidase subunit I gives MEWDVVTLSRIQFAATVAFHYLYPPLSIGLGVMLVIFESLWLRTNNPLFHQLARFWTRVFALTFALGVATGIVMEFEFGTNWANYSRFVGDVFGSALAAEGIFAFFLESGFLAVLLFGWDKVKRSTHFFATLMVCLGAHFSAIWIVVANSWMQTPAGFHIVDTPMGPRAEITDFWAMVLNPSSLHRLSHVICGCWQAGAFLVVSVGAWYLLKRVHLDFARACIKYGLTFGLVASLLQLVTGHISAEGVARNQPAKLAAFEGLFETRPRAPLYLLGWVNEEQRKVHGIAIPGLLSWLVHGDVNQPVTGLDQFPEEDWPPVNRSFQFYHLMVAIGFAMIAIAAVGSWHAWRGTLMDRRWLLWLLVLSVLGPQIANQAGWFAAEIGRQPWIVYGIMRTAEGVSPNLKAETVLASLILFTVVYLLLFAVFLYLLNEKIQKGPDAEDLIPSGKLALPMRPDKT, from the coding sequence ATGGAGTGGGACGTCGTTACGTTGTCGCGAATCCAGTTCGCCGCCACGGTGGCCTTTCATTACCTATACCCGCCGCTGAGCATCGGGTTGGGGGTCATGCTGGTCATCTTTGAATCCCTTTGGCTCCGGACCAACAACCCGCTCTTTCATCAATTGGCGCGATTCTGGACCCGCGTGTTTGCGCTGACCTTTGCCCTGGGCGTGGCCACCGGCATCGTCATGGAGTTCGAATTCGGCACCAACTGGGCCAACTACTCGCGGTTCGTCGGCGATGTGTTCGGCAGCGCCCTGGCTGCCGAGGGGATCTTCGCCTTCTTCCTCGAGTCGGGCTTCCTGGCCGTGCTGTTGTTCGGATGGGACAAGGTCAAACGCTCCACCCATTTCTTCGCCACCCTCATGGTCTGCCTGGGCGCCCACTTCAGCGCCATCTGGATCGTGGTGGCCAACTCCTGGATGCAAACACCGGCCGGGTTCCACATCGTGGATACGCCCATGGGACCTCGCGCCGAGATCACCGATTTCTGGGCCATGGTGCTCAATCCCTCCTCCCTGCACCGGCTCTCCCACGTGATTTGCGGTTGTTGGCAGGCCGGCGCGTTCCTCGTGGTCAGTGTGGGGGCCTGGTACCTTCTGAAGCGTGTTCACCTCGATTTCGCCAGGGCCTGCATCAAGTACGGCCTCACCTTCGGCCTGGTCGCTTCGCTTCTCCAACTGGTCACCGGCCATATCAGCGCCGAAGGCGTGGCCCGCAATCAGCCGGCCAAGCTGGCAGCGTTCGAGGGGTTGTTCGAAACCAGACCGCGTGCGCCCCTCTACCTCCTCGGCTGGGTCAACGAGGAACAACGCAAGGTTCACGGCATCGCCATCCCGGGACTGCTCAGCTGGCTCGTACACGGCGATGTCAACCAACCGGTCACCGGCCTGGATCAGTTCCCGGAGGAGGACTGGCCGCCCGTGAATCGGTCCTTCCAATTCTACCACCTCATGGTGGCCATCGGTTTCGCCATGATCGCAATTGCCGCCGTCGGCTCGTGGCACGCATGGCGCGGCACGCTAATGGACCGGCGCTGGCTGTTGTGGCTTTTGGTGCTGTCGGTGCTCGGGCCCCAAATCGCCAACCAGGCCGGATGGTTCGCGGCCGAAATCGGCCGCCAACCCTGGATTGTCTACGGAATCATGCGCACCGCGGAAGGCGTCTCGCCCAACCTGAAAGCCGAGACCGTGCTCGCCTCCCTGATCCTCTTCACCGTCGTCTACCTGCTCCTGTTCGCCGTGTTCCTCTACCTTCTGAACGAAAAGATCCAAAAGGGCCCCGACGCCGAAGACCTCATACCCTCCGGCAAGCTGGCGCTGCCCATGCGACCGGACAAAACCTGA
- the purM gene encoding phosphoribosylformylglycinamidine cyclo-ligase codes for MKRSVYARAGVDIDLGNRLKAGLPRWLARAQRPEVLGKVGGFGGLFALPLRKYRQPVLVSSIDGVGTKLKVAFALDRHDTVGQDLVNHCVNDIAVLGAEPLFFLDYIGTSKLEPRVFEQLIRGLAKACAENRCSLIGGETAQMPGFYAPGEYDLCGTIVGAVEKAAIIDGPKQVQPGDAVIGLASSGLHTNGYSLARRILFEQLKLKPTTRVPELGTTIAEELLKVHLSYGPLVQALLRRFQPFKTGATQPRNSGRPIHALAHITGGGFLDNIPRVLPPRCDVLVRKGTWEIPPIFTYLQDRGRVEEPEMFHVFNMGIGMVILVAPEQVDAVLRFIRRQGHRAWIIGEVVRGSGRTKIV; via the coding sequence ATGAAACGGAGCGTATACGCCCGAGCAGGGGTGGACATTGATCTGGGCAACCGCCTCAAGGCCGGCCTGCCCCGGTGGCTCGCCCGGGCCCAACGACCGGAAGTGCTGGGCAAAGTGGGTGGCTTCGGCGGTCTTTTTGCCCTGCCCCTGCGAAAGTACCGGCAACCCGTCCTCGTATCATCCATCGACGGCGTGGGCACCAAACTCAAGGTGGCCTTCGCACTGGACCGCCACGACACCGTCGGCCAGGACCTCGTCAACCACTGCGTCAACGACATCGCCGTGCTGGGGGCCGAGCCGCTCTTCTTCCTCGATTACATCGGCACCAGCAAGCTGGAACCCCGCGTCTTCGAACAGCTCATCCGCGGCCTGGCCAAAGCCTGCGCCGAAAACCGATGCTCCCTGATCGGGGGCGAGACCGCCCAAATGCCCGGTTTTTACGCCCCCGGCGAATACGACCTCTGCGGCACCATCGTCGGCGCCGTCGAGAAAGCAGCCATCATTGACGGCCCCAAACAAGTCCAACCCGGAGACGCCGTCATTGGACTGGCCTCCAGTGGCCTCCACACCAACGGCTATTCACTGGCCAGACGTATCCTGTTCGAACAGCTGAAACTCAAACCCACCACCCGTGTCCCCGAGCTCGGCACCACCATCGCTGAGGAACTCCTCAAAGTGCACCTCAGCTACGGTCCGCTCGTGCAAGCCCTGTTGCGTCGCTTCCAGCCGTTCAAAACCGGAGCAACCCAACCCCGCAACTCCGGCCGCCCCATCCACGCCCTGGCACACATCACCGGCGGTGGATTCCTCGACAACATCCCGCGGGTCCTCCCACCCCGGTGCGACGTGCTCGTCCGCAAAGGCACCTGGGAAATTCCGCCCATCTTCACCTACCTCCAAGACCGCGGCCGCGTGGAAGAACCCGAGATGTTCCACGTCTTCAACATGGGCATCGGCATGGTCATCCTGGTTGCACCCGAGCAGGTAGACGCCGTGCTGAGATTCATCCGGCGCCAGGGCCACCGCGCCTGGATCATTGGCGAGGTCGTGCGCGGCAGCGGTCGGACAAAAATCGTCTGA